A DNA window from Loxodonta africana isolate mLoxAfr1 chromosome 7, mLoxAfr1.hap2, whole genome shotgun sequence contains the following coding sequences:
- the LOC100663775 gene encoding olfactory receptor 8K1-like, with product MLYLTQVTKMNQMEKHNHTAVTEVTEFILTGITDNPRLQAPLFGIFFFVYLVTVVANLGMIILTHLDSKLHTPMYFFLRHLSITDLGYSTVIGPKMMVNFVVHKNTISFNRCATQLASFGIFITTELFILSAMAYDRYVAICKPLLYVVIMTEKVRWLLVLTPYLYSTFVSLFLTIKLFKSSFCGSNIISYFYCDSLPLMSMLCSDTHKLELIILIFSGCNLLSSFLIVLVSYMFILVAILRMNSAEGRHKAFSTCGSHLTVVVVFYGTLLFIYLQPKSIHTFDIDKMASVFYTLVIPMLNPLIYSLRNKEVKDAIKRTLSNRCKILNIF from the coding sequence ATGTTATATCTCACACAGGTAACTAAGATGAACCAAATGGAGAAACACAATCATACGGCAGTGACTGAGGTAACTGAATTTATTCTCACGGGCATCACTGACAACCCAAGGCTGCAAGCACCGCTCTTTGGAATCTTTTTCTTCGTATACTTAGTCACGGTGGTAGCCAATCTGGGCATGATTATCTTGACCCATTTGGACTCCAAGCtacacactcccatgtactttttccttagGCATTTGTCTATTACTGATCTTGGTTACTCCACTGTCATTGGTCCTAAAATGATGGTAAACTTTGTAGTACACAAAAATACAATTTCCTTCAATCGGTGTGCCACCCAGCTAGCATCCTTTGGGATTTTCATCACCACTGAACTGTTTATTCTGTCAGcaatggcctatgatcgctatgtggccatctgcaaaccTCTTCTCTATGTGGTGATCATGACAGAGAAAGTGCGCTGGTTGCTTGTGCTTACTCCCTATCTCTACAGCACATTTGTGTCCCTATTTCTCACAATTAAGTTATTTAAATCATCCTTCTGTGGCTCGAACATTATCAGCTATTTTTACTGTGACTCTCTCCCTCTGATGTCCATGCTGTGTTCTGACACACATAAATTAGAATTgatcattttgatcttttcaggCTGTAATTTGCTCTCCTCCTTCTTGATTGTTCTTGTATCCTACATGTTTATTCTTGTGGCCATCCTCAGAATGAATTCAGCTGAAGGAAGGCataaagccttctccacctgtggctCCCATCTGACAGTGGTGGTTGTATTCTACGGGACACTATTGTTTATTTACTTGCAGcctaaatccatccatacattTGATATTGATAAAATGGCTTCTGTGTTTTATACTCTGGTGATCCCTATGCTGAATCCATTGATCTACAGCCTAAggaacaaagaagtaaaagatgCCATAAAGAGAACATTAAGTAACCGATGCAAAATTctcaatatattttaa
- the LOC135232030 gene encoding olfactory receptor 8K5-like, translating to MGQQNLTVFTELILIGVTRHPELQLPLLGVFLIIYMITLVGNLGMIILTKVDFQLHTPMYFFIRHLAFIDLGNSTVICPKVLENFTVDQSTISYYVCATQMAFFILFFVSELFMLSPMAYDRYVAICNPLLYNVIMSPRRCHVLMDIPYLYSTFQSLMFTIKIFILTFCGSNVISHFYCDDVPLIPMLCTNAQEVQLLVIMFSAFNLISSLLVACCPTC from the coding sequence ATGGGCCAACAGAATCTAACAGTGTTCACTGAATTAATTCTAATAGGAGTCACAAGACACCCTGAGCTGCAGCTCCCCCTTTTGGGGGTCTTTCTTATTATCTACATGATAACACTGGTGGGAAACCTGGGGATGATCATCTTGACCAAGGTGGACTTCCAACTACACACGCCTATGTATTTTTTCATCAGACACCTAGCCTTCATTGATCTTGGTAATTCTACTGTCATTTGCCCCAAGGTGCTGGAAAATTTTACTGTGGATCAAAGTACCATTTCCTATTATGTATGTGCCACACAGatggctttcttcattttgttctttGTCAGTGAACTTTTTATGCTGTCacccatggcctatgaccgctacgtggccatctgtaaccctctgctctaTAATGTTATCATGTCCCCAAGACGTTGTCATGTGCTCATGGATATTCCATACCTCTATAGTACTTTTCAGTCTCTGATGTTCACCATTAAGATTTTCATATTGACCTTCTGTGGCTCTAATGTCATCAGTCATTTCTACTGTGATGATGTCCCCTTGATACCTATGCTCTGCACAAATGCACAAGAGGTACAGTTGTTGGTCATAATGTTTTCAGCATTTAATTTGATATCCTCCCTCCTGGTTGCCTGCTGTCCTACCTGCTGA
- the LOC135231642 gene encoding olfactory receptor 8K5-like, whose translation MGQQNLTMPTEFILMGVTRKPELQLPLFGVFLIIYMITVVGNLGMIILTKMDSRLHTPMYFFIRHLAFIDLGNSTVICPKALVNFVVDKNTISYYACATQMAFFILFLISELFILSAMAYDRYMAICNPLLYNVIMSQRLCHLLVGIPYFYSSFQALMFTSKTFTSIFCGSNVISHFYCDGVPVLSILCSNSQEIELMLIFSAFNLISSLLVVLLSYQLMLIAIFRMHSAKSRKKAFSTCASHLTVVVVFYGTLLFMYVQPKSSHSNDTDTIASVFYTLVIPMLNPLIYSLRNKEVKHAFHRVFKNHCQLCI comes from the coding sequence ATGGGCCAACAGAATCTAACAATGCCAACTGAATTCATTCTAATGGGAGTCACAAGGAAACCCGAACTTCAGCTACCCCTTTTTGGGGTCTTCCTCATCATCTACATGATCACAGTGGTGGGCAACCTGGGCATGATCATCTTGACCAAGATGGACTCCCGCCTACACACGCCTATGTATTTTTTCATCAGACACTTGGCCTTCATTGATCTTGGTAATTCTACTGTCATTTGTCCCAAGGCATTGGTAAATTTTGTTGTGGATAAAAATACCATTTCTTATTATGCATGTGCCACACAGatggctttcttcattttgttcCTTATCAGTGAACTTTTTATTCTATcagccatggcctatgaccgctatatggccatttgtaaccctctgctctacaaTGTTATCATGTCCCAAAGACTTTGTCATTTGCTTGTGGGCATTCCATATTTCTACAGTTCTTTCCAGGCTCTGATGTTCACCAGTAAGACGTTTACTTCCATCTTCTGTGGCTCTAATGTCATCAGTCATTTCTACTGTGATGGAGTTCCCGTGTTATCTATACTCTGCTCAAATTCACAAGAAATAGAATTGATGCTCATATTTTCAGCATTTAATTTGATATCTTCCCTGCTGGTTGTCCTGCTGTCTTACCAGCTGATGCTGATAGCCATATTTCGAATGCATTCTGCCAAGAGCCGGAAAAAAGCTTTCTCCACATGTGCTTCTCATCTGACAGTGGTAGTTGTGTTTTATGGAACTCTATTATTTATGTATGTGCAGCCCAAATCTTCTCACTCAAATGATACCGACACAATAGCCTCTGTGTTTTACACTTTAGTCATACCCATGCTTAACCCTTTGATATACAGCTTGAGGAACAAAGAGGTAAAACATgccttccacagggtttttaaaaatcattgccAGCTTTGTATTTAA
- the LOC100666340 gene encoding olfactory receptor 8K5-like, which translates to MDQKNLTAMTEFILIGVTRHPEMQLPLLGVFLLIYMITVMGNLGLIILTKVDSRLHTPMYFFIRHLAFIDLGNSTVICPKMLVNFVVNQNIISYYECATQLAFFLLFIISEFFILSVMAYDRYVAICNPLLYDVIMSPRRCHVLVGIPYLYSTFQSLMFTIKIFTLTFCGSNVISHFYCDDVPLIPMLCSNAQEVQLLIIMFSAFNLISTLLVVLLSYLLILLAVFRMHSAEGRRKAFSTCGSHLTVVVVFYGTLLFMYLQPKSAHSFETDKMASVFYTLVIPMLNPLIYSLRNKEVKNAFHRIIKNP; encoded by the coding sequence ATGGACCAAAAGAACCTAACAGCGATGACTGAATTCATTCTTATTGGAGTCACAAGGCACCCTGAAATGCAGCTGCCCCTTTTGGGGGTCTTCCTCCTCATCTACATGATCACAGTGATGGGAAACCTAGGCCTGATCATCCTGACCAAGGTGGACTCCCGCCTACACACGCCTATGTATTTTTTCATCAGACACCTGGCCTTCATTGATCTTGGTAATTCTACCGTCATTTGTCCCAAGATGCTGGTAAATTTTGTTGTGAATCAAAATATCATTTCCTATTATGAATGTGCCACACAGCtggctttcttccttttgttcatTATCAGTGAGTTTTTCATCTTGTCGgtcatggcctatgatcgctacgtggccatctgtaaccctcTGCTGTACGATGTTATCATGTCCCCAAGACGTTGCCATGTGCTTGTGGGTATTCCATACCTCTATAGTACATTTCAGTCCCTTATGTTCACCATTAAGATTTTCACTTTGACCTTCTGTGGCTCTAATGTCATCAGTCATTTCTACTGTGATGATGTCCCCCTGATACCTATGCTCTGCTCAAATGCACAAGAGGTACAGCTGTTGATCATAATGTTTTCAGCATTTAATCTGATTTCCACCTTGTTGGTTGTCCTGCTGTCCTACCTGCTGATTCTGTTAGCCGTATTTCGAATGCATTCTGCTGAGGGCAGGAGAAAAGCTTTCTCCACATGCGGTTCTCATCTGACAGTGGTGGTTGTGTTCTATGGGACCCTACTCTTCATGTATTTGCAGCCCAAATCTGCTCATTCATTTGAAACTGACAAAATGGCCTCAGTGTTTTACACTTTAGTCATTCCCATGCTTAACCCCTTGATCTACAGCTTAAGGAACAAAGAGGTAAAAAATGCCTTCCACAGGATCATTAAGAATCCATGA